In Mongoliitalea daihaiensis, one DNA window encodes the following:
- a CDS encoding Ppx/GppA phosphatase family protein yields MRPRKAAIIDMGTNTFHLLLVEIIGEKYATLYKEKVAVKIGQGGINQRLIQADAEKRALHTLQHFKNLIDGEGITEIFAFATSAVRNAENGQAFVTKVLQTIGININVIDGVQEAQMIYEGIRLSGALNEDVSLMMDIGGGSVEFIIGTQQSVLWKQSFEIGGQRMLDLFHYHDPILPEETENLFEYLAGNLEELSVAIQNYQPSRFVGASGTFDTLSDIYYASLHKHKTREESVFLLPRTAFDQISNQLHTLPKEERLKIPGMIPMRVDMIVVASCLIEFILGFLSVELLVCSNFALKEGAIAQLMGKDSLAVAEK; encoded by the coding sequence ATTTGTTGTTGGTAGAGATTATCGGGGAAAAATACGCGACTTTATACAAAGAAAAAGTTGCTGTGAAGATCGGACAAGGAGGGATTAACCAACGATTAATTCAAGCCGATGCCGAAAAAAGAGCCTTGCATACCCTTCAACACTTTAAAAACCTAATAGATGGAGAAGGAATTACAGAAATCTTTGCTTTCGCCACTTCTGCCGTAAGAAATGCCGAAAATGGGCAAGCTTTTGTAACGAAAGTATTACAGACAATCGGTATAAACATCAACGTCATCGATGGGGTCCAAGAAGCCCAAATGATCTATGAAGGCATCCGTCTCAGTGGGGCATTAAATGAAGATGTCTCTCTTATGATGGACATTGGTGGGGGGTCTGTGGAATTTATCATCGGCACCCAACAATCCGTACTTTGGAAACAAAGCTTTGAGATAGGAGGACAGCGGATGTTGGATCTTTTTCATTACCATGATCCAATCCTTCCCGAAGAAACCGAAAACCTATTTGAATACCTTGCAGGCAACCTCGAAGAATTAAGCGTAGCTATACAGAATTACCAACCATCACGATTTGTGGGTGCTTCCGGAACCTTTGATACTTTATCCGACATCTACTATGCTTCTTTGCACAAGCACAAAACCAGAGAGGAGAGCGTGTTTTTACTCCCAAGAACTGCCTTCGACCAAATTTCCAACCAATTACATACCTTACCGAAAGAGGAGCGACTCAAAATCCCTGGCATGATTCCAATGCGTGTGGACATGATTGTCGTCGCATCTTGTTTGATTGAATTTATTTTAGGATTCCTTTCGGTAGAACTATTAGTATGTTCTAATTTTGCCCTCAAAGAAGGGGCCATCGCCC